One genomic window of Corynebacterium sp. sy039 includes the following:
- the msrB gene encoding peptide-methionine (R)-S-oxide reductase MsrB: MTKFQFLSDAQWRERLSAEEYRVLRQAGTEAPHTGEYTNTTAEGIYSCRGCNTELFRSTEKFDSHCGWPSFFSPLAGDKIIEREDTSLGMVRTEVLCATCGSHLGHVFSGEGYDTPTDLRYCINSISLKFAEGEV; this comes from the coding sequence ATGACCAAGTTCCAATTTCTTAGCGACGCCCAGTGGCGGGAACGGCTTAGCGCAGAAGAATATCGTGTACTGCGCCAAGCAGGAACTGAAGCACCACATACTGGCGAATATACCAATACCACCGCAGAAGGCATTTACTCATGTCGTGGTTGCAATACGGAATTGTTTAGATCAACAGAAAAATTCGATTCGCATTGTGGCTGGCCTTCATTCTTCTCTCCTCTTGCCGGCGATAAAATAATTGAACGAGAAGATACTTCTTTAGGTATGGTGCGCACAGAGGTACTATGTGCAACTTGTGGCAGTCACCTTGGACACGTATTTTCTGGTGAGGGTTATGATACTCCCACAGATTTGCGCTATTGCATTAACTCAATATCACTAAAATTTGCCGAAGGCGAAGTATAA
- the hemQ gene encoding hydrogen peroxide-dependent heme synthase has product MAEKLDFDELNSRQCYSQWAAFKIIPGALGTERTEIIQQARDFFSRISDDAVVTVRGVYDITGCRAEADFLIWWYATEFDQLQKVFNEFRRDTVLGQVSEVFWIGNALHRPSEFNKSHLPSFIMGEQPGNWVTVYPFVRSYDWYVMDAQKRRRILAEHGQAARDFPDVRANTVPGFALGDYEWILAFEAQELHRIVDLMHKMRYTEARLHVREEIPFFTGRRVADIKELIDVLP; this is encoded by the coding sequence GTGGCTGAAAAGCTAGATTTCGATGAATTAAATTCCCGCCAATGCTACTCTCAATGGGCAGCGTTTAAGATTATTCCTGGTGCTTTGGGGACTGAGCGTACAGAAATTATCCAGCAAGCTCGTGATTTTTTCTCTCGTATCAGCGATGACGCTGTTGTGACAGTTCGTGGTGTTTATGATATTACCGGTTGTCGTGCAGAAGCAGATTTCCTCATTTGGTGGTATGCAACTGAATTTGATCAGTTGCAGAAAGTTTTTAATGAGTTCCGTCGCGATACTGTTTTGGGGCAGGTAAGTGAAGTTTTTTGGATCGGAAATGCTTTGCACCGACCAAGTGAGTTTAATAAATCACATTTGCCATCATTCATCATGGGTGAGCAGCCAGGTAATTGGGTTACTGTCTACCCATTTGTACGTTCTTATGATTGGTATGTCATGGATGCGCAGAAGCGTCGTCGTATTCTAGCTGAACATGGTCAAGCTGCGCGTGATTTTCCAGATGTACGCGCAAATACGGTTCCTGGTTTTGCTTTAGGAGACTATGAGTGGATTCTTGCTTTCGAGGCGCAAGAATTGCATCGAATTGTGGATTTGATGCACAAAATGCGCTACACCGAAGCACGTTTGCACGTTCGGGAAGAAATACCATTCTTTACTGGGCGTCGAGTAGCAGATATTAAAGAGCTTATCGACGTACTTCCTTAA
- a CDS encoding DUF3000 domain-containing protein, producing the protein MTESRATSSIVPRLAQPVESENTPDEFLRATESMHHAHLRPEISLSTIRPPRKLATFSHAIGLEITKQSAEIESHPDEGNEGDAFGRLILLYDPRSEDTWEGSMRLVAYIQADMDDSVANDPLLPDVAWQWLTESLEQTQAPFSNLGGTVTSTTSVRFGDIGGLPRAYQVEMRASWTPAEENLENHVRAFAEVLANVAGLPPEGVTVLGA; encoded by the coding sequence GTGACTGAATCTCGTGCAACGTCGTCGATAGTACCCCGCCTCGCGCAACCTGTTGAATCGGAAAACACTCCTGATGAATTTTTGCGCGCAACTGAGTCCATGCACCACGCACATCTGCGTCCGGAGATTAGCCTGAGCACGATTCGCCCGCCACGTAAACTAGCAACTTTTAGCCACGCTATTGGGTTAGAAATCACCAAACAAAGTGCCGAAATAGAATCTCACCCTGATGAAGGCAATGAAGGTGATGCCTTTGGGCGGTTGATCTTACTCTATGATCCTCGTTCAGAAGACACATGGGAAGGTTCCATGCGCTTGGTGGCATATATTCAAGCAGATATGGACGATTCTGTTGCCAATGATCCGCTATTACCTGATGTTGCCTGGCAATGGCTTACGGAATCTCTCGAGCAAACACAAGCGCCTTTCTCCAACCTTGGCGGCACTGTTACCTCAACTACCTCAGTACGCTTTGGCGATATCGGTGGTCTGCCACGAGCTTATCAAGTAGAAATGCGAGCCAGTTGGACTCCGGCTGAAGAGAATCTAGAAAATCATGTTCGAGCTTTTGCAGAAGTCCTTGCTAATGTCGCCGGCCTACCGCCAGAGGGCGTAACCGTTTTAGGCGCATAA
- the dxs gene encoding 1-deoxy-D-xylulose-5-phosphate synthase: MEILSRINSPADLKALTAEEIATLVDEIRYFLVEKVSATGGHLGPNLGVVELSVAIHRVFESPHDPIIFDTSHQSYVHKILTGRAADFDTLRQKDGLSGYTCREESEHDWTESSHASAALSYGDGLAKAFQIKGEHDRNVAVVVGDGALTGGMCWEALNNIATGKDRNVVVIVNDNGRSYSPTIGGLAENLAGLRKIRTQPLYDRLMAQGKETLKSLGWLGERAFEALHAVKEGVKSTVIPTEMFSDLGMKYVGPVDGHDVGAVESALQYARAYHGPIIVHVVTEKGRGYLPAENDEAELMHATGVIDPKTGEPIGAKNPGWTQVFSKELLALGQEREDIVAITAAMSGPTGLAPFGEKYPERFFDVGIAEQHALTSAAGMALAGLHPVVALYSTFLNRAFDQLLMDVALLDLPVTLVLDRAGVTGSDGASHNGVWDFAIAGLIPRVRVAAPRDGAQLKVLFREAVTVPAPTIVRFPKGDLPQEIPAIEVLSDGAEIIHSSCHDDKKTAESKKTSPAILIVAIGAMATNVMAACSELAHSGLNITVVDPRWVIPVSTDLVSFAQQYDLIVTVEDAMLHGGVGSLFAQALAEANSDIPVRHLAFPQFFPLHASRNELLKQVGLDAAGIADSIKKWADEMK; this comes from the coding sequence ATGGAAATTCTCAGCAGAATTAACTCTCCGGCGGATCTAAAAGCATTAACAGCTGAGGAAATCGCCACACTTGTTGATGAAATACGTTATTTTCTTGTCGAAAAAGTATCTGCAACAGGTGGACATCTAGGTCCTAACCTTGGCGTCGTGGAGTTGAGTGTAGCTATACATCGTGTTTTTGAGTCACCACATGATCCAATTATTTTTGATACTTCTCACCAATCCTATGTGCACAAGATTTTAACTGGTCGCGCTGCCGATTTTGATACATTAAGGCAAAAAGATGGATTGTCGGGGTATACGTGTCGTGAAGAAAGCGAACATGACTGGACAGAATCTTCTCATGCATCTGCTGCTCTTAGCTATGGTGATGGTTTAGCAAAAGCCTTCCAGATTAAAGGTGAGCATGATCGTAACGTAGCTGTTGTCGTAGGCGATGGGGCGCTTACTGGTGGTATGTGCTGGGAAGCACTCAATAACATCGCCACAGGAAAAGATCGCAATGTCGTGGTTATCGTCAATGATAATGGCCGTAGCTATTCCCCAACTATTGGTGGTTTGGCAGAAAACCTGGCAGGACTTCGCAAAATACGTACCCAACCACTCTATGACCGACTCATGGCGCAAGGAAAAGAAACCCTTAAGTCTTTAGGTTGGTTAGGCGAACGCGCCTTTGAGGCACTCCATGCTGTAAAAGAAGGCGTCAAATCCACTGTTATTCCAACAGAAATGTTTTCTGATTTAGGCATGAAATACGTCGGTCCTGTGGATGGTCATGATGTTGGGGCTGTGGAATCAGCCTTGCAGTATGCTCGTGCCTATCACGGGCCGATTATTGTTCATGTGGTTACCGAGAAGGGGCGCGGATATTTACCTGCAGAAAATGATGAAGCAGAGCTTATGCACGCTACCGGTGTCATTGATCCTAAGACTGGAGAGCCAATTGGTGCTAAGAATCCTGGTTGGACTCAGGTCTTTAGCAAAGAACTTCTTGCCCTTGGCCAAGAACGAGAAGATATTGTGGCCATCACTGCGGCAATGTCTGGTCCTACAGGATTGGCTCCTTTTGGAGAGAAATACCCAGAGCGTTTTTTTGACGTCGGTATTGCTGAGCAACATGCGCTGACTTCTGCTGCAGGAATGGCTCTAGCAGGATTGCATCCAGTGGTTGCGTTATATTCTACGTTCCTCAACCGAGCTTTCGACCAACTGCTCATGGACGTTGCGCTCTTAGACTTACCAGTAACATTAGTGCTTGACCGTGCAGGAGTTACCGGCTCTGATGGTGCAAGCCACAATGGTGTGTGGGATTTTGCAATAGCAGGTTTGATTCCACGAGTACGGGTCGCTGCTCCTCGTGATGGTGCCCAGCTCAAGGTACTATTCCGAGAGGCTGTCACTGTGCCAGCACCTACAATTGTGCGTTTTCCTAAAGGAGATTTACCTCAGGAAATCCCAGCAATAGAAGTGCTGAGCGACGGTGCAGAGATTATTCATTCTTCTTGCCACGATGATAAAAAAACCGCAGAAAGCAAGAAAACATCTCCAGCAATTTTGATTGTTGCCATTGGAGCGATGGCAACAAATGTCATGGCCGCATGCAGTGAACTTGCTCATTCTGGATTAAACATTACTGTCGTCGATCCACGCTGGGTTATTCCTGTATCCACTGATCTGGTTTCTTTTGCCCAGCAATATGACCTCATCGTCACTGTGGAAGATGCTATGTTGCATGGTGGCGTGGGATCATTATTTGCTCAAGCCCTTGCTGAGGCCAATAGTGATATACCGGTGCGGCATTTGGCTTTCCCACAATTTTTCCCTTTGCATGCCAGCCGCAACGAATTATTAAAACAAGTAGGTCTTGATGCTGCTGGAATTGCTGACTCAATCAAGAAGTGGGCTGATGAAATGAAATAA
- a CDS encoding class I SAM-dependent RNA methyltransferase, producing the protein MTTYEKGTRHTLRIERMAHGGEGIGLLDGQVVFVKSAFPGDEVLVEITQKKKNFARAQLLNIEVPSALRTKHRCEAAQHGGGCCDLSAVKPEKELELKEQILRDQLSRLAQIDPLPPISVHDFGLTTQWRTRMRLGTDTQGRAGVRLVHSREVVTDYPCSQAVPGLLDDITSYRFTPGSEVIVVVDDEGQRSIVEISKAPRGRRSEKITKVIAGSDTVVQYVGDEEERNFTIPATAFWQAHKNATTAYTHQIKQWISTWCEQKQHSNHLVAWDLYGGVGAFVPGILDAVDTAVSVHSVEASAQSVRAGESAFEEEGDDNSHVVFHSMPVEQALGQLPSPDIVISDPPRVGAGDHVVSAIAAASPQLAIHIGCDPATFARDLKAWIAGGYRVCEIVLFNAFPATHHFECLALIEPGTQQD; encoded by the coding sequence ATGACTACATATGAAAAGGGTACCCGCCATACGTTGCGCATTGAGCGCATGGCACATGGTGGGGAAGGGATCGGCCTCCTAGACGGACAGGTCGTTTTTGTAAAAAGTGCCTTTCCTGGCGACGAAGTCCTTGTGGAGATCACGCAAAAGAAGAAAAACTTTGCCCGTGCACAGCTGCTCAACATAGAGGTACCCTCTGCTCTGCGTACGAAGCATCGCTGTGAAGCAGCGCAGCATGGAGGCGGCTGCTGCGACTTGAGTGCTGTGAAACCAGAGAAGGAACTAGAACTTAAAGAACAAATTTTGCGAGATCAACTCTCTAGACTTGCCCAGATAGATCCTCTCCCACCAATTTCTGTGCATGATTTTGGTCTCACAACACAGTGGCGAACTCGTATGCGTCTCGGTACAGATACACAAGGTCGCGCCGGGGTGCGCCTTGTGCATTCTCGGGAAGTAGTGACAGACTATCCATGCTCTCAAGCAGTACCAGGATTGCTTGACGACATCACCTCTTATCGTTTTACACCTGGATCAGAAGTGATTGTGGTTGTTGATGATGAAGGACAGCGTAGTATCGTCGAAATCTCTAAAGCACCTCGCGGACGACGCAGTGAAAAGATTACAAAAGTAATAGCTGGTAGTGACACTGTTGTGCAGTATGTAGGGGATGAGGAAGAACGTAACTTTACGATCCCTGCTACTGCTTTCTGGCAAGCGCATAAGAATGCTACTACCGCTTATACACACCAGATTAAGCAATGGATTAGCACGTGGTGTGAACAAAAACAGCACAGTAATCACCTTGTTGCATGGGATCTTTATGGTGGCGTGGGTGCTTTTGTACCGGGGATACTCGATGCTGTAGACACAGCTGTCTCTGTTCATTCTGTAGAGGCCTCAGCGCAATCTGTACGCGCAGGCGAGAGTGCTTTTGAGGAGGAAGGCGATGACAATTCCCATGTTGTCTTCCACTCGATGCCAGTAGAACAAGCACTAGGACAATTACCTAGTCCTGATATTGTGATCTCGGATCCACCGCGAGTAGGTGCTGGTGATCATGTTGTGTCTGCTATTGCTGCAGCATCTCCTCAACTAGCAATCCACATTGGGTGTGATCCTGCAACTTTCGCTCGCGATCTTAAGGCATGGATAGCTGGTGGTTATCGAGTATGCGAAATAGTGCTCTTTAATGCTTTCCCGGCAACTCATCATTTTGAGTGTTTAGCACTTATCGAGCCTGGTACACAGCAGGATTGA
- a CDS encoding DUF3710 domain-containing protein, translating into MALWRFFKDKNQEKTDNHPDAHSERTTKNHPESLTDSAESQPQEGTSTSDAVTAAENTERKDKADADIQNVQETAEQTFHLGAEGPFDGDSMKYEDFDFSDFGGHALNLGSMVITLPQDAEVQVEMNDQGPKMLHILTPYGRLTPAAFAAPTSGGQWRKAAKEIAEGMRNDGLTAQIHMGPWGREVVGRAADAKGVVRVIGVEKSRWMLRITVACPVEYESEMVELAREVIARTFVYRGSQPIMAGEPLPVGLPEALAQQVQAELKRRQANHNQAQENT; encoded by the coding sequence ATGGCATTGTGGCGTTTTTTTAAGGATAAGAACCAGGAAAAGACTGATAATCATCCTGATGCTCACAGCGAACGTACGACGAAGAACCACCCCGAGTCATTAACTGATTCCGCTGAATCACAGCCCCAAGAGGGAACAAGCACATCAGATGCAGTAACTGCAGCAGAGAATACAGAGCGTAAAGACAAAGCTGACGCAGACATCCAGAACGTGCAAGAAACAGCGGAACAAACTTTCCATCTCGGTGCTGAAGGGCCTTTCGACGGCGACAGCATGAAATATGAGGACTTTGATTTTTCAGATTTTGGTGGACATGCCCTTAATCTCGGTTCAATGGTTATCACTCTGCCTCAAGATGCAGAGGTGCAAGTTGAGATGAATGACCAAGGACCCAAAATGCTGCATATTCTCACCCCCTATGGCAGATTAACTCCGGCAGCTTTCGCTGCTCCTACCTCCGGTGGACAATGGCGTAAAGCTGCTAAAGAAATCGCAGAGGGAATGCGCAACGATGGATTGACTGCCCAAATACATATGGGACCGTGGGGGCGGGAAGTCGTCGGTCGGGCAGCAGATGCTAAGGGGGTCGTTCGTGTCATCGGCGTAGAAAAATCACGCTGGATGTTGCGTATAACAGTAGCTTGCCCCGTAGAGTACGAGTCAGAAATGGTTGAGTTGGCGCGTGAAGTAATTGCTCGTACATTTGTGTATCGCGGTTCACAACCGATTATGGCAGGAGAACCACTTCCTGTAGGGTTGCCAGAAGCTCTTGCTCAGCAAGTACAAGCTGAGCTTAAGCGTCGTCAAGCAAACCACAATCAGGCGCAGGAAAACACGTAA
- the dut gene encoding dUTP diphosphatase, which produces MNNAMEKDQKINQKIDSVQIRRLDTELPIPVRAHRGDAGVDLYSTETISIEPGQRVLVGTGIAIALPLGTVGLIHPRSGRAWKEGLSIVNTPGTIDADYRGEIKVCLINLDPHTPIEIERGQRIAQLVVQKVELVDFIEVDELDATVRGADGYGSTGIK; this is translated from the coding sequence ATGAATAATGCTATGGAAAAAGATCAGAAAATAAACCAGAAGATAGACTCAGTCCAGATTCGTCGTCTTGATACAGAATTACCTATTCCGGTTCGCGCCCATCGTGGCGATGCTGGAGTTGATTTGTACTCTACAGAAACTATTAGCATTGAACCTGGTCAACGTGTTTTAGTTGGGACAGGAATTGCCATTGCACTACCACTGGGAACCGTTGGGTTAATTCATCCCCGGTCAGGTCGCGCATGGAAAGAAGGACTAAGCATTGTTAATACTCCAGGCACTATCGATGCAGACTATCGTGGAGAGATAAAAGTATGCCTGATCAATCTTGATCCGCATACACCTATTGAAATTGAGCGTGGACAACGTATTGCACAGTTAGTGGTTCAGAAAGTAGAACTCGTTGATTTTATCGAAGTTGATGAATTAGATGCCACTGTACGTGGTGCAGATGGTTATGGTTCCACAGGGATCAAGTGA
- a CDS encoding iron chaperone — protein MAVQHWQNGQDLAEFFAPVLERIADEQQRRLALEVLEWVHNAYPQLDIRIAWNQPIFTHHGTFIIGFSYAKHHMAVSPEQAGIAKFAADFDKAKLSHTTMLVRVPWPSAKTITQAHCDDMAVELIGKMIEFNIKDKEGYSNFWR, from the coding sequence ATGGCTGTACAGCACTGGCAGAATGGTCAAGATTTAGCAGAGTTCTTCGCCCCCGTACTCGAGCGTATAGCCGATGAACAGCAACGGCGTCTTGCGCTCGAGGTACTTGAGTGGGTTCATAACGCCTATCCGCAATTGGATATCCGCATAGCATGGAATCAGCCTATTTTTACACACCACGGAACTTTTATCATTGGCTTTTCCTATGCCAAACACCATATGGCTGTTTCGCCAGAACAAGCTGGAATTGCTAAGTTCGCTGCGGATTTTGACAAAGCAAAACTCTCTCATACCACAATGTTAGTTCGTGTCCCTTGGCCTAGTGCCAAGACTATTACACAAGCGCATTGCGATGATATGGCTGTAGAACTAATCGGGAAAATGATTGAATTCAATATAAAAGACAAAGAAGGATACAGTAATTTTTGGCGTTAA
- a CDS encoding DUF3093 domain-containing protein — MTELDSQQPKVIYTERQWVPWYWWLIAVFIVALLTAQCALNRSVLWLYIPAIVLSIIAVWVLLTLSNTRIRIEEDPDGTRWLVSGQANLPHTVVSRSIAVPATAKRNAMGRQLDPAAYIISRSWVPEMVMLVLNDQDDPTPYWLVSSRNPEALLAAFIPKVP, encoded by the coding sequence GTGACTGAATTAGATAGCCAGCAGCCAAAAGTTATTTATACGGAGCGTCAATGGGTTCCCTGGTATTGGTGGCTCATTGCTGTTTTTATTGTTGCGCTATTAACTGCGCAATGTGCGCTCAATCGTAGTGTCCTGTGGTTATACATTCCAGCAATCGTCTTGAGCATTATTGCGGTATGGGTATTGCTTACACTGTCTAATACTCGCATCCGCATTGAAGAAGATCCTGATGGTACGAGGTGGCTTGTCTCTGGTCAAGCTAATCTTCCGCATACAGTTGTATCGCGTTCCATAGCTGTCCCTGCTACTGCAAAACGTAACGCTATGGGTAGGCAACTAGACCCTGCTGCCTATATCATTTCACGTTCTTGGGTGCCAGAAATGGTCATGCTTGTTCTTAATGACCAAGATGATCCTACCCCTTATTGGCTGGTTAGCTCACGCAATCCAGAAGCATTACTTGCTGCTTTTATCCCCAAAGTCCCCTAG
- a CDS encoding DUF4193 domain-containing protein, whose product MATDYDAPRRRAEDDLEIDSLEGLKAAEVSTSGIDDDGEIIESFDIPQMDLSGEENEVEVVPRRENEFTCSSCFLVQRRNRISHVEDDGSVICLDCA is encoded by the coding sequence ATGGCAACCGATTACGATGCACCTCGTCGACGTGCAGAAGATGATCTAGAGATTGATTCTTTAGAAGGACTCAAAGCTGCAGAGGTATCTACTAGTGGCATCGACGACGATGGGGAGATTATTGAATCATTCGATATCCCACAAATGGACTTGTCTGGTGAGGAAAATGAGGTTGAGGTAGTTCCTCGTCGAGAGAATGAGTTTACATGTTCAAGTTGTTTCCTCGTGCAACGTCGTAATCGAATCTCGCATGTCGAAGATGATGGCTCAGTCATCTGTTTGGACTGCGCATAG
- the ppgK gene encoding polyphosphate--glucose phosphotransferase has product MTRVGFGIDVGGSGIKGAKVDLDTGQFIGERIKITTPQPASPAAIAQTVARIVDQAQWDGDLGITLPAVIKEQTALTAANIDSSWVGVDVQKLFTDHLGKRTISVLNDADAAGLAEVAYGDAQARQGLSILLTFGTGIGSAILVNGTLVPNTELGHLLIGEIEAEKLASSAVKEREDLSYTKWAKRVSKVLKEYERLFFPSVFIVGGGISRKSEKWVPKLTNSTPVIPAQLRNTAGIVGAALAVEKALKP; this is encoded by the coding sequence ATGACACGAGTTGGATTTGGCATTGATGTCGGCGGATCTGGTATCAAAGGAGCCAAAGTAGATCTTGATACTGGTCAGTTCATCGGCGAACGCATTAAAATCACTACCCCGCAACCAGCTTCTCCTGCAGCGATTGCACAAACAGTTGCTCGCATTGTCGATCAAGCACAATGGGATGGTGACCTAGGGATTACGCTGCCAGCAGTCATCAAGGAACAGACCGCTTTGACTGCAGCTAATATAGATTCCTCATGGGTTGGCGTCGATGTCCAAAAATTATTTACCGACCATCTTGGTAAACGCACTATTTCCGTGCTTAACGACGCCGATGCCGCAGGTCTTGCTGAAGTAGCTTATGGTGATGCACAAGCGCGGCAAGGATTGAGCATTTTACTTACGTTCGGTACCGGTATTGGCTCTGCAATTCTCGTTAATGGCACTCTTGTGCCCAACACAGAATTGGGACATTTGCTGATAGGGGAAATCGAAGCTGAAAAATTAGCTTCCTCTGCTGTAAAAGAACGAGAAGATCTTTCATACACCAAGTGGGCGAAACGAGTAAGTAAAGTTCTCAAAGAATACGAACGGTTGTTTTTCCCCTCAGTTTTTATTGTTGGTGGTGGCATTTCTCGTAAATCGGAAAAATGGGTGCCAAAATTAACAAATTCTACCCCTGTTATCCCAGCTCAGTTGCGTAATACTGCAGGAATTGTGGGGGCTGCATTAGCAGTAGAAAAAGCTCTTAAGCCTTAA
- a CDS encoding RNA polymerase sigma factor gives MAATENADSSATAPTRKAVKKTAKKSTAKKTARKVTPRAATSVDVLQDLSVTATTEDRSAASDAADASETRTPAKKTSKRSVKSATKKTAKKTARKTAKKATRKATKIAAEKPQAPANEESPTKNEAEQTSEFDIDDAPLTLEEDNDEFSDDLDVGLDEENFDPDLDDDLDEGESEVGLDQDEDDEEHTSAVWDEDESKALRQARKDAELTASADSVRAYLKQIGKVALLNAEQEVSLAKRVEAGLYATYRMEQMEEAYNNGDKDAKLTPAVKRDLRAIARDGRKAKNHLLEANLRLVVSLAKRYTGRGMAFLDLIQEGNLGLIRAVEKFDYTKGYKFSTYATWWIRQAITRAMADQARTIRIPVHMVEVINKLGRIQRELLQDLGREPTPQELAKEMDITEEKVLEIQQYAREPISLDQTIGDEGDSQLGDFIEDSEAVIAVDAVSFTLLQDQLQDVLHTLSEREAGVVKLRFGLTDGMPRTLDEIGQVYGVTRERIRQIESKTMSKLRHPSRSQVLRDYLD, from the coding sequence GTGGCAGCCACTGAAAATGCAGATTCTTCAGCTACAGCTCCTACCCGTAAAGCTGTGAAGAAGACAGCAAAGAAAAGTACGGCAAAAAAGACAGCACGTAAGGTAACTCCCCGTGCTGCTACTTCAGTAGACGTTCTCCAAGATCTTTCTGTTACTGCTACTACAGAAGATCGCTCTGCAGCCTCCGACGCTGCAGATGCTTCAGAAACACGCACTCCTGCGAAGAAAACCAGCAAGCGTAGCGTCAAATCTGCAACGAAGAAAACGGCTAAAAAGACTGCACGCAAAACTGCTAAAAAAGCTACCCGCAAAGCCACAAAGATAGCTGCCGAGAAACCGCAAGCACCCGCTAACGAAGAATCCCCTACTAAAAATGAAGCTGAGCAAACATCTGAGTTTGATATCGATGATGCTCCGCTTACTCTAGAAGAGGATAATGATGAATTCTCCGATGACCTCGATGTGGGTCTGGATGAGGAAAACTTCGATCCTGACCTAGACGATGACCTTGATGAAGGTGAATCTGAGGTTGGGCTTGACCAAGATGAAGATGATGAAGAGCATACTTCTGCTGTCTGGGATGAGGATGAATCCAAAGCACTACGCCAGGCTCGTAAAGACGCAGAACTCACTGCTTCAGCAGACTCTGTACGCGCTTATCTTAAGCAAATTGGTAAGGTTGCACTGCTCAATGCGGAGCAAGAAGTCTCACTCGCCAAGCGAGTTGAGGCTGGTCTTTATGCTACGTACCGCATGGAGCAAATGGAAGAAGCCTATAATAATGGCGATAAAGACGCTAAGTTAACACCAGCAGTCAAACGCGATTTACGTGCTATTGCTCGTGACGGCCGCAAAGCGAAGAACCACTTATTAGAAGCAAATCTGCGTCTTGTTGTTTCTCTTGCTAAGCGCTATACCGGACGTGGCATGGCTTTCCTTGACCTCATTCAAGAAGGTAATTTGGGTCTTATTCGCGCTGTAGAGAAATTTGACTATACCAAGGGATATAAATTCTCTACCTATGCAACCTGGTGGATTCGCCAAGCAATTACCCGTGCTATGGCTGATCAGGCTCGTACCATTCGTATTCCTGTTCACATGGTAGAGGTCATTAATAAACTTGGTCGTATCCAGCGTGAGCTTCTTCAGGATCTTGGTCGTGAGCCAACGCCACAAGAGTTGGCCAAAGAAATGGATATCACCGAAGAAAAAGTTTTAGAGATTCAACAATATGCTCGTGAACCTATCTCTTTGGATCAGACCATTGGTGATGAAGGTGATAGCCAACTTGGTGACTTTATCGAAGATTCAGAGGCCGTAATTGCAGTCGATGCTGTTTCTTTCACGTTATTGCAAGATCAACTCCAAGATGTGCTTCATACTCTTTCTGAGCGTGAAGCAGGTGTCGTAAAACTGCGTTTTGGTCTTACCGACGGTATGCCACGTACCTTGGATGAAATTGGTCAAGTGTACGGTGTTACCCGTGAGCGTATTCGCCAAATTGAGTCGAAAACTATGTCAAAACTACGTCATCCTTCTCGTTCTCAAGTTTTACGCGATTACCTCGATTAG